One genomic region from Anguilla rostrata isolate EN2019 chromosome 2, ASM1855537v3, whole genome shotgun sequence encodes:
- the cep55l gene encoding centrosomal protein of 55 kDa — protein sequence MANKNAKETIVNKFGLRLGGPKAEIELDKLKKENAFLKKTLADMSNKKSKVPDSDESKLLERIISLETLRERNSQQLLAKDQEIATLRQQLQAKGGEIVASLQSQLEQKAKEAERREKLVQSLSEETKNVKNKMAALSARCQELESRHGKVEDPGTQGSRADGQVAPDDVATIQEHLRDALEKNQQWLGYDQQREAYVKSVLARTLELEQQLNQANHALQQQHKEGDSEDEKYARMQEHYDRLLLKAKKDLESLREQVAQGQAEAADSRRKLDDKARELDEAREQLQAERLSSRRSAEEERRASAERSERLRAELDNMDARLAEERKRSADLLLQVNHLQKSLLNQHEGQSRVAALEQQVQMSAKDFENEKLDRQSLQYQLHKVLKELRKAREQIAKLESTKQQKESRFSEPTSCSRLEFEKLSIENPHLNHTSPSKIPNLLDESFLECPECRTKYPTSQHRELLAHIDYCLSLSH from the exons ATGgctaataaaaatgcaaaagaaacaaTTGTCAACAAATTTGGTCTGAGGCTCGGTGGACCGAAGGCTGAGATTGAGCTCGACAAGCTCAAAAAGGAAAATGCTTTCCTGAAAAAGACCTTGGCTGATATGTCCAATAAAAAATCAAAGGTGCCGGATTCAGATGAGAGCAAGCTTTTAGAg agAATTATTTCCCTTGAGACCTTACGTGAGAGAAACTCCCAGCAGCTCTTGGCCAAGGATCAGGAAATAGCTACACTGAGGCAGCAGCTTCAAGCAAAAGGCGGTGAGATCGTAGCCTCTCTTCAGTCCCAGCTTGAGCAAAAGGCCAAAGaggcggagaggagagagaaattgGTGCAGTCTCTCTCCGAGGAGaccaaaaatgtgaaaaacaagaTGGCCGCTCTCTCTGCCAGGTGCCAGGAGCTTGAAAGCAGACATGGTAAAGTTGAAGATCCAGGTACTCAG GGTTCGCGTGCTGATGGGCAGGTTGCACCTGATGATGTTGCCACCATCCAGGAACACTTGCGTGAC GCCCTGGAGAAAAACCAGCAGTGGCTAGGTTACGACCAGCAGAGAGAGGCCTATGTCAAGTCAGTCCTGGCAAGGACACTTGAGCTGGAGCAGCAGTTAAATCAAGCCAACCATGcactccagcagcagcacaaagaGGGCGATTCAGAAG ATGAGAAGTACGCCCGAATGCAGGAGCACTACGACAGGCTCCTGCTGAAGGCCAAGAAGGACCTGGAGTCGCTGAGGGAGCAGGTGGCCCAGGGGCAGGCGGAGGCAGCGGACTCCAGGAGGAAGCTCGACGACAAGGCCAGGGAGCTGGACGAGGCGCGGGAGCAGCTGCAGGCGGAGAggctgagcagcaggaggagcgcggaggaggagaggagggcctCCGCCGAGAGGAGCGAGAGGCTGAGGGCGGAGCTGGACAACATGGACGCCCGGCTGGCGGAGGAGCGCAAGAGGTCAGCTGACCTCCTTCTCCAG GTTAACCATCTGCAAAAATCTCTGCTGAATCAACACGAAGGACAGAGTAGGGTTGCGGCGCTGGAACAGCAG GTGCAGATGTCAGCAAAAGACTTTGAGAACGAGAAACTTGATCGTCAAAGTTTGCAGTACCAGCTGCACAAAGTCCTGAAAGAGCTTCGTAAAGCAAGGGAGCAAATAGCTAAACTCGAGTCGACT aaacagcagaAGGAATCTCGTTTCTCCGAACCGACCTCTTGCAGCCGACTGGAGTTCGAGAAGCTATCGATTGAGAATCCGCATCTGAATCACACGTCCCCTTCAAAAATCCCGAATCTTCTGGACGAGAGCTTCTTGGAGTGTCCGGAATGCAGAACCAAGTATCCCACCAGTCAGCACCGGGAATTACTGGCTCATATTGACTACTGTCTCAGCCTGTCTCATTAA
- the rbp4 gene encoding retinol-binding protein 4, whose translation MFRVLALLCVLATCWAQDCTVSNFQVMKNFDRQRYTGTWYAVAKKDPVGLFLLDNIVAEFAMEADGSMTAKAKGRVIILNNWELCANMFATFEDSTDPAKFKMKYWGAATYLQSGNDDHWVIDTDYDNYAIHYSCRQLDTDGTCLDSYSFIFSRHPNGLRPEDQKIVTQRKQELCLLGKYRRVSHNGYCDGN comes from the exons ATGTTCAGGGTTTTAGCCCTCCTCTGTGTACTAGCTACGTGCTGGGCACAGGACTGCACCGTGTCAAACTTCCAAGTGATGAAGAATTTTGACCGACAGAGG TACACTGGGACATGGTATGCTGTGGCCAAGAAGGATCCGGTTGGACTCTTTCTGCTTGATAACATTGTGGCGGAGTTTGCCATGGAAGCTGATGGGTCAATGACAGCTAAAGCCAAGGGCAGAGTGATCATCTTGAA taACTGGGAGCTTTGTGCGAACATGTTTGCTACTTTCGAGGACAGCACAGACCCTGCTAAGTTCAAGATGAAATACTGGGGAGCTGCTACTTATCTTCAGTCTGGAA ATGATGACCACTGGGTCATTGACACTGACTACGACAACTACGCCATCCACTATTCCTGCCGCCAGCTGGACACCGACGGCACCTGCCTGGACAGCTACTCCTTCATCTTCTCCCGTCACCCCAACGGCCTCAGACCCGAGGACCAGAAGATCGTCACGCAGAGAAAGCAGGAGCTTTGCTTGCTCGGCAAATACAGGCGTGTTTCTCACAACG GGTACTGTGATGGGAACTGA